ACGCCGAGATCGTGGGTGATCAGGATGATCGCCGCGCCGGTCTCTTGCTGCATCTCGTTCATCAGTTCGAGAATCTGCGCCTGAATGGTGACGTCGAGTGCGGTCGTCGGCTCGTCGGCAATGAGCAATTGCGGGCTGCACGAGAGCGCCATGGCGATCATGACGCGCTGCCGCATGCCGCCGGAGAATTGATGCGGGTAATCGCCCAGGCGATTGCGCGGCGAGGGAATGCGGACTTTCTCCAGCATCTCGACGGCTTTGTCTTGCGCTTCCCGGCGATTCAGACCCAGATGCAAGCGCACGGCTTCCGCGATTTGCTCGCCGATCGTCATGACCGGATTGAGCGAGGTCATCGGATCCTGGAAAATCATCGCGATCTGATGACCGCGAATTTTGCGCATCTCGGCTTCGCTCTTTTTGAGCAAATCGCTGCCGTTAAAGAAGATGCCATCGGCGGTAACGCTGGCGTTGCGCGCCAGCAGCCGCATGATCGAGAGCGAGGTGACCGATTTGCCCGATCCGGATTCGCCGACGATGCCCAGCGTTTCGCCGGCGTTGATTGAGAACGAGAGGCCGTTGACGGCCGTTACCGGGCCGTCTTCGGTACGAAAGGTCGTCCGAAGATTCCGAAGATCTAACAGCGACATCGAGGTTGTGCTAGATGCCGGTCAGCGAGAGCAGAAATGCGGTAAAGAAAAACGCGCCCGCGACGATCCCCGTGATGCGCTTGAGCTGTTCGTCCGCGCCCATGCGGCCACGATACGCCGATTCGACGCGGCCTCCGATGGTGCCCGAAAGCCCCTCTTGTTTTGTGGTTTGGATCGCCAGGAGGATCACTAAACCGATCGCGCTGACCAGGAAGAGGCCGGCGATGCCGTGCGTCAGCCACGATGCGTGAATCTGGAAGAACGACTGCGGCTGCACGCTGATCGGCGTCTGGAGCGGCGTGGACGTCAGTTGGGTCGCTATCGGATTCGGCACGGTCGTGGTCTGCACCGCGGGCGCGGACGTCGCCGCGGCGGCGATTTGAAACGGCTTCAACGTGGTTCTCTCCTCTAGTTACAATGTGAACGGGCGCGTGGCACGAATCGTCTCGCCGCCCAGGGAACGGGCGACACGCTCTGCCACACTCTCGGCGCTCAGTCCAAACCGAGCACGTTGAGCCGCTTGGGAATCGTGCTGGACCAGGATATCCGGGACGCCGATGCGCTCCACGGCCACCCCCAGGCCACGATCGCAGACGCTCTCTACGACCGCCGAGCCGAAGCCGCCTGCGAGGGCGTGCTCCTCCAGGGTGATAATCAGCTCGTGATCTTTGGCGAGCTCCTCGAGCAGCGCCCCGTCGACCGGCTTTGCGAACCGCGCGTTGACCACGGTCGGCAGGGCGTCGGAGCGCCCAAATTCCCCGCTGGCCAGCAGGTCGTAGGCGTCCAGGGCCACGTCGACGGTGTTCCCGAGCGCGA
This genomic stretch from Candidatus Dormiibacterota bacterium harbors:
- the secG gene encoding preprotein translocase subunit SecG — protein: MKPFQIAAAATSAPAVQTTTVPNPIATQLTSTPLQTPISVQPQSFFQIHASWLTHGIAGLFLVSAIGLVILLAIQTTKQEGLSGTIGGRVESAYRGRMGADEQLKRITGIVAGAFFFTAFLLSLTGI
- a CDS encoding ABC transporter ATP-binding protein; amino-acid sequence: MSLLDLRNLRTTFRTEDGPVTAVNGLSFSINAGETLGIVGESGSGKSVTSLSIMRLLARNASVTADGIFFNGSDLLKKSEAEMRKIRGHQIAMIFQDPMTSLNPVMTIGEQIAEAVRLHLGLNRREAQDKAVEMLEKVRIPSPRNRLGDYPHQFSGGMRQRVMIAMALSCSPQLLIADEPTTALDVTIQAQILELMNEMQQETGAAIILITHDLGVVAEVCKNVLVMYGGNMVEYGTAQQIFSDPKMPYTQGLLASLPRLDDSGHRRLEPIQGQPPNLLRLPPGCAFAPRCTHRMPICAEPVPLYDFGAGHVARCWLYDDRSKEQRTVEVAPAPIAQDETPA